A single genomic interval of Metasolibacillus fluoroglycofenilyticus harbors:
- a CDS encoding Crp/Fnr family transcriptional regulator, with translation MSFQTIPTGIFQLFIEHGSLIKIDKGHQLFQEGEKAENIFLIKKGVIQLSKETEQGKEITLRICGNDVLIGESSPFCQLNYHMANARALETATLLSLSHHTFELLLTERPKLMMEYLQWAQIEIMKHQSRLRDLMLHGKKGALYSTLIRLTNTYGQKQEDGSIFINFALTNTELANLCATSRELINRMLNDLKKHQIISFHKGHITVHDLPFLKNEINCENCPLTICRID, from the coding sequence ATGTCTTTTCAAACAATACCTACAGGAATTTTCCAACTTTTTATAGAACATGGTTCGTTAATAAAAATAGATAAAGGTCACCAACTCTTCCAAGAAGGAGAAAAAGCCGAAAACATTTTTTTGATTAAAAAGGGCGTTATCCAACTTAGCAAAGAAACAGAACAGGGCAAAGAAATAACATTGCGTATTTGTGGTAATGATGTATTAATTGGTGAGAGCTCCCCGTTTTGCCAATTGAATTACCATATGGCAAATGCTAGAGCGCTAGAAACGGCTACGCTATTATCACTTTCACACCACACATTTGAATTATTATTAACAGAGCGTCCTAAATTAATGATGGAATATTTGCAGTGGGCACAAATTGAAATAATGAAACACCAAAGTCGCTTACGTGATTTAATGCTTCACGGAAAAAAAGGGGCACTCTATTCCACATTAATTCGATTAACAAATACGTATGGTCAAAAACAAGAGGATGGTTCAATTTTTATTAATTTTGCTTTAACAAATACAGAACTAGCTAATCTTTGCGCCACAAGCCGAGAACTGATTAACCGCATGCTTAATGATTTGAAAAAACATCAGATTATTTCCTTCCATAAAGGTCATATTACAGTACACGACTTGCCTTTTTTAAAAAATGAAATTAATTGCGAAAATTGTCCCTTAACAATTTGCCGAATCGATTAA